A single Thermaerobacter sp. FW80 DNA region contains:
- a CDS encoding glycosyl hydrolase family 18 protein produces the protein MDGPDGPGRGAGPPQAAGPADPRREAAGPTDPRREADGAADPRRTGGEAEPAGAAPGGRRPPAAGAGVGRVLQGWWRRTAAGAGQGWQALGGWRGIAQRLRTDRRWQVGAVAVGILLLILATLPGGGSPQGQPPLRKPAGLTRPEVLGFFENGWSPIFGDSFPSVRKRPDLLDSISPFWYSIRSDGSLWPQEIRQEVIDFARQHGIRMIPLFNLLQSGGNEAGFLVDPAARSRAVQAIVAEVRQRGYDGVNIDFELLPPEAEPLMSAFIRELDRALPTDKRLDIAAFPKVDVDPSVHGGHNWRVFAQHADQVILMAYDRHYLGSQPGPVSPAGWVEANLKEMLDAGIPGGKILLGVGAYGYDWPAGAGPGNEAHSTPVPLWQVKRILDRHGIRPRWDRASQNPHFTYTGEDGQPREIWYLDERVLQQRLDMVRKYSLGGIAIWRLGYEDDAFWNVIERAYGPRRGGAGR, from the coding sequence ATGGACGGCCCCGACGGCCCGGGCCGGGGAGCCGGGCCGCCGCAGGCGGCCGGTCCCGCGGATCCGCGGCGGGAGGCGGCCGGTCCCACGGATCCGCGGCGGGAGGCGGACGGTGCCGCGGATCCGCGGCGTACCGGCGGCGAGGCGGAGCCGGCCGGCGCCGCACCCGGCGGCCGCCGGCCGCCGGCGGCCGGAGCCGGGGTCGGACGGGTGCTCCAGGGCTGGTGGCGCCGCACGGCCGCCGGCGCCGGCCAGGGGTGGCAGGCGCTGGGCGGCTGGCGCGGCATCGCCCAGCGGCTGCGCACGGACCGGCGCTGGCAGGTGGGCGCCGTGGCCGTGGGCATCCTCCTGCTGATCCTCGCGACGCTGCCCGGCGGGGGATCGCCCCAGGGGCAGCCGCCCCTGCGCAAGCCGGCCGGGCTGACGCGGCCGGAGGTCCTGGGCTTCTTCGAGAACGGGTGGTCGCCAATCTTCGGCGACTCCTTCCCCTCGGTCCGGAAGCGGCCGGATCTCCTGGACAGCATCAGCCCCTTCTGGTACTCGATCCGCTCCGACGGCAGCCTGTGGCCCCAGGAGATCCGCCAGGAGGTCATCGACTTCGCCCGCCAGCACGGCATCCGCATGATCCCGCTCTTCAACCTGCTGCAGAGCGGCGGCAACGAGGCCGGGTTCCTCGTGGATCCCGCCGCCCGGTCCCGGGCGGTGCAGGCCATCGTGGCCGAGGTGCGCCAGCGCGGTTACGACGGCGTCAACATCGACTTCGAGCTGCTGCCGCCGGAGGCGGAGCCCCTGATGTCCGCCTTCATCCGGGAACTGGACCGGGCGCTGCCCACCGACAAGCGGCTGGACATCGCGGCGTTCCCCAAGGTGGACGTGGACCCGTCGGTCCACGGGGGGCACAACTGGCGGGTCTTCGCCCAGCACGCCGACCAGGTGATCCTCATGGCCTACGACCGCCACTACCTGGGCAGCCAGCCCGGCCCGGTGTCGCCGGCGGGCTGGGTCGAGGCCAACCTCAAGGAGATGTTGGACGCGGGGATCCCGGGCGGGAAGATCCTGCTGGGCGTGGGCGCCTACGGCTACGACTGGCCCGCCGGGGCGGGGCCGGGCAACGAGGCCCACTCGACGCCCGTCCCCCTCTGGCAGGTCAAGCGCATCCTCGACCGCCACGGCATCCGGCCCCGGTGGGATCGCGCGAGCCAGAACCCGCACTTCACCTACACCGGCGAGGACGGACAGCCGCGGGAGATCTGGTACCTGGACGAACGGGTCCTCCAGCAGCGCCTGGACATGGTCCGCAAGTACAGCCTGGGCGGCATCGCCATCTGGCGCCTGGGCTACGAGGACGACGCCTTCTGGAACGTCATCGAGCGGGCCTACGGCCCGCGCCGGGGCGGCGCCGGCCGCTGA
- a CDS encoding acyl-CoA dehydrogenase family protein: protein MDFELSEQQRLVREMVRDYVARRVAPGAAERDRTGAFPADQFRELGELGVLGLPFPEEVGGSGGDTVAFAIAIEEIARGCAATALTVAAHVSLGCTPLYLFGSEEQKRRWLAPALRGEYVAAFGLTEPEAGSNTAAIRTRAVEDDGAWVLHGTKAFITNGSRADYVVVAAVTDPDRGREGISNILVPRGAPGWRVARRYEKMGLHASDTAELVFDGCRVPLDHLVGERGKGHEQFLRTLDGGRIGIGALSVGIAQACLDAALEYARYRRQFGQPISKFQAIQFKLADMATELEAARWLVYRAAWLRDRGRPYRREAAMAKLFASELAVRAALEAIQIHGGAGYVRDYPVERYLRDAKLMEIGEGTSEIQRLVIARELGC, encoded by the coding sequence TTGGACTTCGAGCTGTCGGAGCAGCAGCGCCTGGTGCGGGAGATGGTCCGGGACTACGTGGCGCGCCGGGTGGCGCCGGGCGCGGCGGAGCGCGATCGCACGGGGGCCTTCCCCGCCGACCAGTTCCGGGAGCTGGGCGAGCTGGGCGTGCTGGGCCTGCCCTTCCCCGAGGAGGTCGGTGGATCGGGCGGCGACACGGTCGCCTTCGCCATCGCCATCGAGGAGATCGCCCGCGGCTGCGCCGCCACGGCCCTGACGGTGGCGGCCCACGTGTCCCTGGGTTGCACCCCGCTGTACCTGTTCGGCAGCGAGGAGCAGAAGCGGCGCTGGCTGGCCCCGGCCCTGCGGGGGGAGTACGTGGCCGCCTTCGGCCTGACGGAGCCGGAGGCCGGCTCCAACACCGCCGCCATCCGCACCCGGGCGGTGGAGGACGACGGCGCGTGGGTGCTCCACGGCACCAAGGCGTTCATCACCAACGGCAGCCGCGCCGACTACGTGGTGGTCGCGGCGGTGACCGACCCGGATCGCGGCCGGGAGGGGATCAGCAACATCCTGGTCCCCCGGGGGGCGCCGGGTTGGCGGGTCGCACGCCGGTACGAGAAGATGGGGCTTCACGCCTCGGACACCGCCGAGCTGGTCTTCGACGGCTGCCGCGTGCCGCTGGACCACCTGGTGGGGGAGCGGGGCAAGGGCCACGAGCAGTTCCTGCGCACCCTGGACGGCGGCCGCATCGGCATCGGCGCCCTGTCGGTGGGCATCGCCCAGGCGTGCCTCGACGCGGCGCTGGAATACGCCCGCTACCGTCGCCAGTTCGGGCAGCCCATCAGCAAGTTCCAGGCGATCCAGTTCAAGCTGGCCGACATGGCGACGGAGCTGGAGGCGGCGCGCTGGCTGGTCTACCGGGCGGCCTGGCTGCGGGATCGGGGCCGGCCGTACCGCCGGGAGGCGGCGATGGCGAAGCTGTTCGCGTCGGAGCTGGCGGTGCGGGCGGCCCTCGAGGCCATCCAGATCCACGGCGGGGCGGGGTACGTGCGCGACTACCCGGTGGAGCGGTACCTGCGGGACGCCAAGCTGATGGAGATCGGCGAGGGGACCTCGGAGATCCAGCGCCTGGTGATCGCCCGCGAGCTGGGGTGCTGA
- a CDS encoding hydroxymethylglutaryl-CoA lyase → MRWPERVTVREVGPRDGLQAEERVLSTDAKVRLIDALTEAGFRRIEVTSFVHPGAIPQLADAEAVMARIRRRPGVVYSALVPNLRGAERALACGVDEVTLFVSASETHNRHNVRRSIAESLAGFVPVAERVAAAGVRLTGYVVTAFGCPYEGDVPEERVERIVAAYRDLGAVAVYLGDTTGMANPAQVYRLCTRLRGRFPDLELGLHFHNTRGAALANVVAGLQAGVTVYDGAVGGLGGCPYAPGATGNVATEDLVHMLEEMGIATGVDLDRLLAAARLAQELIGRELPGFVLKAGKRSDLVRAVRAREAAGPQGG, encoded by the coding sequence GTGCGATGGCCGGAGCGGGTGACGGTGCGCGAGGTCGGGCCCCGCGACGGGCTCCAGGCCGAGGAGCGCGTGCTGTCCACCGACGCGAAGGTGCGCCTGATCGACGCGCTGACGGAGGCGGGGTTCCGGCGCATCGAGGTGACCTCCTTCGTCCACCCGGGGGCGATCCCCCAGCTGGCGGACGCCGAGGCGGTGATGGCCCGCATCCGACGGCGACCCGGCGTGGTGTACAGCGCCCTGGTCCCCAATCTGCGGGGCGCCGAGCGCGCCCTGGCCTGCGGGGTCGACGAGGTCACCCTGTTCGTCTCGGCCAGCGAGACCCATAACCGGCACAACGTGCGGCGCAGCATCGCCGAGTCCCTCGCCGGGTTCGTCCCGGTGGCCGAGCGGGTGGCGGCGGCCGGCGTCCGGCTCACGGGCTACGTGGTCACGGCCTTCGGCTGCCCGTACGAGGGGGACGTGCCGGAGGAACGGGTGGAGCGCATCGTGGCGGCCTACCGCGACCTGGGGGCGGTGGCCGTCTACCTGGGCGACACCACCGGCATGGCGAACCCCGCCCAGGTGTACCGCCTGTGCACCCGCCTGCGCGGGCGCTTTCCGGACCTGGAGCTGGGGCTGCACTTCCACAACACCCGCGGGGCGGCCCTGGCCAACGTGGTGGCGGGATTGCAGGCGGGCGTCACCGTCTACGACGGGGCGGTGGGCGGGCTGGGGGGGTGTCCCTACGCGCCGGGGGCCACGGGCAACGTGGCCACCGAGGACCTGGTGCACATGCTCGAGGAGATGGGGATCGCCACGGGGGTCGACCTGGATCGATTGCTGGCGGCGGCTCGTCTGGCCCAGGAGCTGATCGGACGGGAGCTGCCCGGCTTCGTCCTCAAGGCGGGCAAGCGCAGCGACCTGGTGCGGGCGGTGCGGGCGCGGGAGGCCGCAGGGCCCCAGGGGGGTTAG
- a CDS encoding D-alanyl-D-alanine carboxypeptidase family protein → MGFDGGHPHRRRAGAAARRRRARRQGLLAVLGLVLVLTVLLAGGPAGPQAAAQEGAPAAAAAAPADLRIQARSALLVDAVTGQELYAQDPDRRVPPASLAKIMTLDLVFHALEQGKIALDQEVTVSEAAWRLSVQAGIGGPSAMFLRVGERVRIEDLIRGVAVASGNDASLVLAEAVAGSEQAFVAMMNRHAAEIGLQASRFSNSHGLPGGEQHVTARDMARLALHVLAAHPEILEYTSQKTFTWKDFAPQPNYNRLLFRDRRVDGLKTGHLAAAGFHVVATAKEGERRLVAVVLGAASDALRVREAQRLLDYGFQQFTNTRVAFGEGGRQVVPVYKGARPRVTVEPAASPVVTVPKTEAGEVRTRVELRDPLVAPLAQGARVGTLTIEDARGRVLRTVPLVTAEAVPRGGLFRVFWDSVRLLFRDLFA, encoded by the coding sequence ATGGGGTTCGACGGCGGGCACCCGCATCGGCGGCGGGCCGGCGCCGCGGCGCGGCGCCGGCGGGCGAGGCGGCAGGGTCTCCTGGCGGTGCTGGGACTCGTCCTCGTGCTGACGGTGTTGCTGGCCGGGGGGCCGGCAGGGCCGCAGGCGGCGGCGCAGGAGGGGGCGCCGGCCGCCGCCGCCGCGGCCCCGGCCGATCTCCGGATCCAGGCGCGGTCGGCCCTGCTGGTCGACGCCGTCACCGGCCAGGAGCTCTACGCCCAGGACCCCGACCGGCGCGTGCCGCCGGCCAGCCTGGCGAAGATCATGACCCTCGACCTGGTCTTCCACGCCCTGGAGCAGGGCAAGATCGCCCTGGACCAGGAGGTGACGGTCAGCGAGGCGGCGTGGCGGCTCTCGGTGCAGGCGGGCATCGGCGGGCCCTCGGCCATGTTCCTGCGGGTGGGGGAGCGGGTCCGCATCGAGGACCTGATCCGCGGCGTCGCGGTGGCCTCGGGCAACGACGCCTCCCTGGTGCTGGCGGAGGCGGTGGCCGGCAGCGAGCAGGCCTTCGTCGCGATGATGAACCGGCACGCCGCGGAGATCGGCCTGCAGGCGTCGCGCTTCAGCAACAGCCACGGCCTGCCGGGCGGGGAGCAGCACGTCACCGCGCGGGACATGGCCCGACTGGCCCTGCACGTGCTCGCGGCGCACCCCGAGATCCTCGAGTACACCAGCCAGAAGACCTTCACGTGGAAGGACTTCGCGCCGCAGCCCAACTACAACCGCCTGCTCTTCCGCGATCGGCGGGTCGACGGGCTGAAGACGGGGCACCTCGCCGCGGCGGGCTTCCACGTGGTCGCCACCGCCAAGGAGGGCGAGCGCCGGCTGGTCGCCGTCGTGCTGGGTGCGGCCAGCGACGCGCTGCGGGTCCGCGAGGCCCAGCGGCTGCTGGACTACGGCTTCCAGCAGTTCACCAACACCCGCGTCGCCTTCGGCGAGGGGGGCCGCCAGGTGGTGCCGGTGTACAAGGGGGCCCGCCCTCGGGTCACCGTGGAGCCGGCGGCGTCGCCGGTGGTGACGGTGCCGAAGACCGAGGCCGGCGAGGTGCGCACCCGGGTCGAGCTTCGCGACCCGCTGGTGGCGCCGCTGGCGCAGGGGGCGCGGGTCGGGACCCTGACCATCGAGGACGCCCGCGGCCGGGTGCTGCGCACGGTGCCGCTGGTGACGGCGGAGGCCGTCCCGCGGGGCGGGCTCTTCCGCGTGTTCTGGGACAGCGTGCGGCTGCTCTTCCGCGACCTGTTCGCCTGA
- the asnS gene encoding asparagine--tRNA ligase, which translates to MTVTVAEVGRHEGEAVELAGWVYNRRSSGRIAFLLLRDGTGVIQCVLSRDRVGDQGLAVFERLTQESSCRVRGRVRADRRAPGGYEIEVTDLEPVHVAEDYPIKLKEHGVDFLMDHRHLWIRTPRQNAILRVRAAVMALAAEILAQEGFVRVDAPILTPSAPEGTTNLFETDYFGEKAYLSQSGQLYMEAACMALGKVYCLGPTFRAEPSKTRRHLLEFWMLEPEAAFFTHEDNVALQERLVRRLVLEVLERCPRELETLGRDPEHLRRQVEGPFARITYDEALRILDEHGLTLPWGEDFGAPHETALSRHFGRPVFVERFPTRVKAFYMEPDPDRPEVALCADLLAPDGYGEIIGGSQRISDLDLLLRRIDEHGLSREALAWYIDLRRYGSVPHAGFGLGIERTVAWICGLEHVREAIPFPRLLNRLYP; encoded by the coding sequence GTGACGGTGACGGTGGCCGAGGTCGGCCGGCACGAGGGCGAGGCGGTGGAACTGGCCGGCTGGGTCTACAACCGCCGGTCCAGCGGGCGCATCGCCTTCCTGCTGCTGCGCGACGGCACGGGCGTCATCCAGTGCGTCCTCAGCCGCGATCGGGTGGGCGACCAGGGCCTGGCGGTGTTCGAACGGCTGACCCAGGAGTCGTCCTGCCGGGTGCGCGGGCGGGTGCGGGCGGACCGGCGCGCCCCGGGCGGCTACGAGATCGAGGTCACCGACCTCGAGCCGGTCCACGTGGCCGAGGACTACCCGATCAAGCTCAAGGAGCACGGCGTGGACTTCCTGATGGATCACCGCCACCTGTGGATCCGCACGCCGCGCCAGAACGCCATCCTGCGGGTGCGGGCGGCGGTCATGGCGCTGGCCGCCGAGATCCTGGCCCAGGAGGGGTTCGTCCGGGTCGACGCGCCGATCCTGACGCCGTCGGCCCCGGAGGGCACGACGAACCTGTTCGAGACCGACTACTTCGGGGAGAAGGCCTATCTCTCCCAGAGCGGCCAGCTGTACATGGAGGCCGCGTGCATGGCGCTGGGGAAGGTCTACTGTCTCGGGCCCACCTTCCGCGCCGAGCCGTCCAAGACGCGGCGCCATCTCCTGGAGTTCTGGATGCTGGAGCCCGAGGCCGCCTTCTTCACCCACGAGGACAACGTGGCCCTGCAGGAGCGGCTGGTGCGCCGGCTGGTGCTCGAGGTGTTGGAGCGCTGTCCCCGCGAGCTGGAGACGCTGGGGCGCGATCCCGAGCACCTGCGGCGGCAGGTCGAGGGGCCCTTCGCGCGCATCACCTACGACGAGGCCCTGCGCATCCTGGACGAACACGGCCTGACCCTGCCCTGGGGCGAGGACTTCGGCGCCCCTCACGAGACGGCGCTGAGCCGGCACTTCGGGCGACCGGTCTTCGTCGAGCGGTTCCCGACGCGGGTCAAGGCCTTCTACATGGAACCGGACCCCGACCGGCCCGAGGTGGCCCTGTGCGCCGACCTGCTGGCGCCCGATGGCTATGGGGAGATCATCGGCGGCAGCCAGCGCATCAGCGACCTCGACCTCCTCTTGCGACGGATCGACGAACACGGCCTGAGCCGGGAGGCGTTGGCCTGGTACATCGACCTGCGCCGCTACGGATCGGTGCCCCATGCGGGGTTCGGCCTGGGGATCGAGCGCACCGTGGCCTGGATCTGCGGGCTCGAACACGTGCGCGAGGCGATCCCCTTCCCGCGGCTGCTGAACCGGCTCTACCCCTGA
- a CDS encoding helix-turn-helix domain-containing protein, with product MTLEEIGRRLREARERKGLTLHDVQVATKIRRKYLEALERGDDAQLPPEVYTRGFIRAYAKLVGLDGMELAQAYSRWKRAQSAAGAAADGAGAAPAGEGAAVPSTGDDEDRDGADAAPSRRAAGEGRVATDAGGGAPAGRVPPPERGPQVPEPWTPPPLVGPLPRSGRRWRRGAEAFGGTTRRRVGPWARWGMALLGLLLLVGAGLYIAGAPSAPEAGRPPAGSGPAGSAPGTQPAVPGGEGGGETAGEGGAAPGSPAEEPRVPQVTVRREGDDVYYTIAGVSAGPAAGADGSPLTVTLEATDRVWVRVRDAEGRVVFERLMQRGDRQQVELGQGLDIRVGYPRGLALRVETADLEVPPEESPLNLHLEPGAAAGAS from the coding sequence GTGACCCTGGAGGAGATCGGGCGGCGTTTGCGGGAGGCCCGGGAGCGCAAGGGACTGACCCTGCACGACGTCCAGGTGGCGACGAAGATCCGGCGCAAGTACCTGGAGGCCCTGGAGCGGGGTGACGACGCCCAGCTGCCCCCGGAGGTGTACACCCGCGGCTTCATCCGGGCGTACGCCAAGCTGGTGGGGCTCGACGGCATGGAGCTGGCCCAGGCGTACAGCCGGTGGAAGCGGGCGCAGTCCGCGGCCGGCGCCGCGGCCGACGGGGCGGGTGCCGCCCCCGCCGGCGAGGGGGCGGCGGTCCCGTCCACCGGGGACGACGAGGACCGCGATGGAGCGGACGCTGCCCCGTCGCGCCGCGCGGCGGGCGAGGGGCGGGTGGCGACGGACGCGGGCGGCGGGGCCCCGGCGGGCCGGGTGCCGCCACCGGAGAGGGGGCCGCAGGTGCCGGAGCCCTGGACGCCGCCGCCCCTGGTCGGGCCGCTGCCGCGCTCGGGCCGGCGATGGCGGCGCGGGGCCGAGGCGTTCGGTGGCACGACCCGACGGCGCGTCGGTCCCTGGGCGCGCTGGGGGATGGCGCTGCTCGGTCTCCTGCTGCTGGTCGGCGCGGGCCTCTACATCGCCGGGGCGCCGTCGGCGCCTGAGGCGGGGCGACCGCCGGCCGGCTCCGGCCCGGCGGGGTCGGCACCGGGCACCCAGCCCGCCGTCCCGGGTGGCGAGGGCGGGGGCGAGACCGCCGGGGAGGGCGGGGCGGCGCCGGGGTCGCCGGCCGAGGAGCCCCGGGTGCCCCAGGTGACGGTGCGTCGGGAGGGCGACGACGTCTACTACACCATCGCCGGCGTCTCCGCGGGCCCGGCGGCGGGTGCCGACGGCTCGCCCCTGACCGTGACCCTGGAGGCGACCGACCGCGTCTGGGTGCGGGTGCGCGATGCGGAGGGACGGGTGGTCTTCGAGCGGCTGATGCAGCGCGGCGACCGGCAGCAGGTCGAGCTGGGCCAGGGGTTGGACATCCGCGTCGGCTATCCGCGCGGTCTGGCCCTGCGGGTGGAGACGGCGGACCTGGAGGTTCCCCCGGAGGAATCGCCGCTCAACCTGCACCTCGAGCCCGGCGCCGCAGCCGGGGCGTCCTGA
- a CDS encoding D-alanyl-D-alanine carboxypeptidase family protein, translating into MVRHAAIRDGHRDPSGWSPRRRTLRQGLAVLLLTAVLLGGASAAPPRGAGAATLWPGHPAVAPVEPALAPPTGPAAGGGGPGAAGLPAGLGRGAAVPTRQGAPGSAAAEPGGAGSSDPARPGTGAWRPAVGAGALEGSAAAAFIAPERVPEGVAPLWRHRVEPPPAPDAAAAIVVDAASGRVLYAHNAHQRRPPASTTKILTAIVALEYGSLDDVVTVSAHAAATEGSTMDLEPGERYTLRELLWGLMLESGNDAAVAIAEHIAGSEAAFARLMNETVLRLGLRDTHFTNPHGLHDPGHYSTAYDLAAMTRYALANQYFARLVCQPEKVLCRGDGDWVRVLSSTNRLLWYHEWVRGVKTGTTGPAGPCLVSSGERDGRRLIAVVLDSGDRWADSQRLLEWGFRAFAPVAGGRQGEVLGRVPVRDGIVAAVEAQLAGDLGALVPPAVAPRVRRVVEVARAVAAPVAAGQRVGTARLELDGVTLASQPLVAAAAVPLAPWWRRALPW; encoded by the coding sequence GTGGTGCGGCACGCCGCGATCCGCGACGGGCATCGCGACCCGTCAGGGTGGAGCCCTCGGCGGCGCACGCTGCGGCAGGGGTTGGCCGTCCTGCTGCTGACCGCGGTCCTGCTGGGCGGTGCATCCGCCGCCCCGCCGCGGGGTGCCGGGGCCGCGACCCTGTGGCCGGGTCACCCGGCCGTCGCCCCCGTGGAACCGGCCTTGGCCCCGCCAACCGGGCCCGCGGCCGGTGGCGGCGGGCCCGGGGCGGCCGGGCTGCCGGCGGGCTTGGGACGGGGTGCCGCCGTACCCACCCGGCAGGGCGCGCCGGGATCGGCGGCAGCGGAACCCGGGGGCGCCGGTTCGTCCGATCCCGCGCGGCCGGGAACCGGGGCCTGGCGCCCTGCCGTGGGTGCGGGCGCACTCGAGGGATCCGCCGCCGCGGCCTTCATCGCCCCGGAGCGCGTGCCCGAGGGCGTGGCGCCGCTCTGGCGCCACCGGGTGGAGCCGCCGCCGGCCCCGGATGCGGCGGCCGCCATCGTGGTGGACGCCGCCAGCGGCCGGGTGCTCTACGCCCACAACGCCCACCAGCGCCGGCCGCCGGCCAGCACCACCAAGATCCTGACGGCCATCGTCGCCCTGGAGTACGGCAGCCTGGACGACGTGGTGACGGTCAGCGCCCATGCGGCGGCGACCGAGGGGTCCACCATGGACCTCGAGCCCGGGGAGCGCTACACGCTGCGCGAGTTGCTGTGGGGGCTGATGCTGGAGTCGGGCAATGACGCCGCCGTCGCCATCGCCGAGCACATCGCCGGCAGCGAGGCCGCCTTCGCGCGCCTGATGAACGAGACGGTCCTGCGCCTGGGCCTGCGGGACACCCACTTCACCAACCCCCACGGGCTGCACGACCCCGGCCACTACAGCACGGCCTACGACCTGGCGGCGATGACCCGCTACGCCCTGGCCAACCAGTACTTCGCGCGCCTGGTCTGCCAGCCGGAGAAGGTCCTCTGCCGGGGGGACGGGGACTGGGTGCGGGTCCTGAGCTCCACCAACCGCCTCCTCTGGTACCACGAGTGGGTTCGCGGCGTGAAGACCGGCACGACCGGCCCGGCGGGACCGTGCCTGGTCAGCTCCGGGGAGCGGGACGGGCGCCGCCTGATCGCCGTCGTGCTGGACTCCGGCGACCGCTGGGCCGACAGCCAGCGCCTGCTGGAGTGGGGCTTCCGCGCCTTCGCACCGGTGGCGGGCGGTCGGCAGGGCGAGGTCCTGGGCCGGGTGCCGGTGCGCGACGGCATCGTCGCCGCCGTCGAGGCCCAGTTGGCGGGGGATCTCGGTGCGCTGGTGCCGCCCGCGGTGGCGCCCCGGGTCCGCCGGGTGGTGGAGGTGGCACGGGCGGTGGCGGCGCCGGTCGCGGCGGGTCAGCGGGTGGGCACCGCGCGCCTGGAGCTGGATGGGGTGACCCTGGCATCCCAGCCCCTGGTGGCGGCCGCGGCAGTCCCCCTGGCGCCCTGGTGGCGGCGCGCGCTGCCCTGGTGA
- a CDS encoding polysaccharide deacetylase family protein has protein sequence MFVTLGRSARVWLVALVGLAAVLALGRAALPWQRGEPVAPAARASGDPVRPTSGAPAPGPGAGAPGGRGVALTFDVLEGDAVVVQVLDVLAWRRVPATFFVTLPWAQGHRELVRRMIDEGHEVGLREPPAGTLRRASEPRGPTGGAADAGRSAEAGRWERAAAALARLTGRPVRFVRPALVGLWAGERDRTGGAGAGAPDGGAGPGSAAGGPLRAVLWTLDLQDWMNPGVDYVVYRAQAAQPGDVLLLQASDFARQTPRALPRVLDALAARGLEPVALHRLLAPPAPEGPSRPRW, from the coding sequence GTGTTCGTCACCCTGGGCCGGTCGGCGCGGGTCTGGCTGGTCGCCTTGGTGGGCCTGGCGGCGGTGCTGGCGCTGGGCCGGGCCGCCCTGCCGTGGCAGCGGGGCGAGCCGGTGGCGCCGGCGGCCCGCGCCAGCGGCGATCCGGTTCGGCCGACCAGCGGCGCCCCGGCGCCGGGCCCGGGCGCCGGGGCGCCGGGCGGCAGAGGGGTCGCCCTGACCTTCGACGTGCTGGAGGGCGACGCGGTGGTGGTCCAGGTGCTGGACGTGCTGGCCTGGCGCCGCGTGCCCGCCACCTTCTTCGTCACCCTTCCGTGGGCCCAGGGGCACCGCGAGCTGGTGCGGCGGATGATCGACGAGGGCCACGAGGTCGGCCTGCGCGAGCCACCGGCCGGGACCCTGCGCCGGGCCTCGGAGCCCCGGGGCCCGACGGGCGGCGCGGCGGATGCCGGGCGGTCCGCGGAGGCGGGGCGGTGGGAGCGCGCGGCGGCGGCGCTGGCCCGTCTGACGGGGAGGCCCGTCCGGTTCGTCCGGCCGGCCCTGGTGGGCCTATGGGCGGGGGAACGGGACCGGACCGGCGGTGCCGGCGCCGGCGCGCCGGACGGCGGCGCCGGGCCGGGCTCTGCCGCCGGCGGGCCGCTGCGCGCGGTGCTGTGGACCCTGGACCTCCAGGATTGGATGAATCCCGGCGTGGACTACGTGGTCTATCGCGCCCAGGCGGCGCAGCCCGGCGACGTCCTGCTCCTCCAGGCCAGCGACTTCGCCCGGCAGACGCCGCGGGCCCTGCCCCGCGTGCTGGACGCCCTGGCCGCCCGCGGCCTCGAGCCCGTCGCCCTCCATCGGCTGCTGGCGCCGCCGGCCCCCGAGGGGCCGTCACGGCCGCGGTGGTGA